From Desulfurispira natronophila, a single genomic window includes:
- the flgF gene encoding flagellar basal-body rod protein FlgF yields MVNGLYTSASGMLLQERKLDTASNNLANVNTVGFKKDTISVDNFRAQSTTREEDAWRKTLFNETINNTHNIAKVQVDFSQGSMFQTGNTLDVAINGDAFMVVDTPFGERYTRSGNLQIDAEGRLTTKEGYPIRAAQQEGEEGGLYINIPLNEHVTINAQGQIFADEAPIGAFELVRFEDERDLRKVGYNQYAKFDPEAEVLPAQQFEMHQGYLEGSNVNLVREMTDMIELNRAFGAYQKMITSIDQSVATLVQVTKSI; encoded by the coding sequence ATGGTTAACGGTCTTTATACATCAGCTAGTGGCATGTTACTGCAGGAGCGGAAACTGGACACCGCTTCCAACAACCTTGCCAATGTCAATACCGTCGGTTTCAAGAAAGATACCATATCGGTGGACAATTTTCGCGCCCAATCCACTACCCGAGAAGAGGATGCCTGGCGAAAAACCCTTTTTAACGAAACGATCAACAATACTCACAACATAGCCAAGGTGCAGGTGGACTTTTCGCAGGGTTCCATGTTTCAGACCGGTAACACCTTAGATGTGGCCATTAACGGTGACGCCTTTATGGTCGTGGATACCCCATTTGGAGAGCGCTATACGCGCAGCGGTAACCTGCAGATTGACGCTGAGGGACGTCTGACTACCAAAGAGGGCTACCCTATCCGTGCTGCCCAGCAAGAGGGCGAAGAGGGTGGCCTCTACATCAATATCCCACTGAATGAGCACGTTACCATAAATGCTCAGGGCCAGATCTTTGCTGATGAAGCACCTATCGGAGCTTTCGAGCTGGTGCGTTTTGAGGATGAACGTGACCTGCGCAAGGTTGGTTACAACCAGTACGCCAAGTTTGACCCGGAAGCTGAGGTACTCCCTGCCCAGCAGTTCGAGATGCACCAAGGTTACCTTGAAGGCTCCAATGTCAATTTGGTGCGGGAAATGACCGATATGATCGAGCTCAACCGGGCCTTTGGGGCCTATCAGAAAATGATAACCAGTATAGACCAGAGCGTAGCCACACTCGTTCAGGTCACCAAGTCAATTTAA